The following coding sequences are from one Nicotiana tomentosiformis chromosome 3, ASM39032v3, whole genome shotgun sequence window:
- the LOC138908613 gene encoding uncharacterized protein yields MRPPSGEKETSALVPKPAKDNKRKRASVFEDLELKTRPARKPRKNTILLTEESVRRLRDEEEEEEENDSSILEARVRKTIDFPKTAGSMVVDEAPLRTEGVSEKDSGKVPESLKIEDASHRRQKEDEMKDLRAELAKAHQDQTDLIEQLQQKIERIEQFCEEFDMIKVESLGWKEGMDRFAAEKETARAQLSSIESQLKGMKEKSPAQARKIEELEARLASKVAKAKSEGENANAEADAIVAFYRADAEAAQVQARETSETAQTRAYWIAELPRCQSRRETLEDIHPLGFDLTNEIAKAREHEAEVGALATSDDDRSKSGSENEEDLDVEEASPGGGQEP; encoded by the exons atgaggcccccgtctggtgaGAAAGAGACTTCGGCCCTGGTTCCGAAACCGGCGAAAGACAACAAGAGAAAGAGGGCCTCAGTTTTCGAGGACCTAGAACTTAAGACAAGaccggctcgtaagccgaggaagaacaccATCCTTCTGACCGAAGAATctgttcggcgtctaagggatgaagaagaagaagaagaagaaaacgacagCTCCATACTGGAAGCCCGAGTGAGGAAAACCATCGATTTCCCAAAGACAGCTGGATCGATGGTAGTTGATGAAGCTCCGCTTCGAACTGAGGGGGTGTCGGAGAAGGACTCGGGCAAAGTTCCCGAGTCATTGAagatcgaggatgcctcccaccgaa GGCAGAAAGAGGAcgagatgaaagatcttcgagccgagttggccaaggctcaccaagatcagacagacctgatcgagcag ctgcagcagaagatcgagaggatcgagcagttcTGTGAGGAGTTCGACATGATAAAGGTGGagtccttggggtggaaagaaggtatggaccgctttgctgcagaaaaagagactgctcgagcccagttatcatcgatCGAAAGTCAACTTAAAGGTATGAAGGAGAAGAGCCCGGCTCaagcaaggaaaatagaggagctcgaggctcggttggcttccaaaGTTGCCAAGGCCAAATCCGAAGGCGAAAATGCAAATGCCGAGGCGGATGCGATCGTGGCcttctatcgggccgatgctgaagccgctcaagtccaagcgagagagaCATCTGAGACCGcacaaactcgagcatattggattgctgaactcccCAGATGCCAATCTCgtagggaaaccctcgaggataTTCACCCTctaggtttcgatcttaccaatGAGATAGcaaaggctagagagcatgaagctgaAGTTGGAGCGCTGGCCACTTCCGATGATGATcgcagcaagagcgggtccgagaatgagGAGGACCTCGATGTAGAAGAAGCTTCCCCCGGAGGAGGtcaggaaccttag
- the LOC138908614 gene encoding uncharacterized protein — protein MSKNGFDKCADPTEAPQLSEYNFSINTSGIVSAIGRIKDTRCPRPLQTDPSQRNPNQICKYHGTHGHRTEDCIQLREEVALLFNEGHLREFLSDRAKNHFRDRDADRKNEQEEPQHVIHMIVGGVNIPQGPIFKCTKVSITKGKRTRDYVPEGTLSFNDEEAEGIPQPHNDALVISILVNKIQVKRVLIDTGSSINIIQSRVVEHFSLQDQIMPAAPVLIGFNMASETTKGEIILRVNIAGTIQETKFHVIKGDMRYNTLFGRPWIHNMRTVPSTLYQILKFLTPDGVKTVYGEQHVAKKMFSVDDVIPISALSSTKGSESKGKQEAK, from the coding sequence atgagcaaaaatggtttcgATAAATGtgccgatcccacagaggcaccacaattatcagaatacaacttcagcatcaacacatcaggtattgtgtcagccattgggagaatcaaagatactagatgtcCCAGGCCCCTACAGACTGATCCATCccaaaggaaccccaatcaaatatgtaaATACCATGGTACGCATGGTCACAGAACCGAAGACTGCatacaactaagggaggaggtggcccttctattcaacgagggtcaccttagagagttcttgagcgaccgagctaaaaatcATTTTAGAGACAGGGATGCAGATAGGAAAaatgagcaggaagaaccacaacacgtgattcacatgatcgttggtggggtcaatattccacaagggcccatTTTCAAATGCACTAAGGTATCGATCACCAAGGgcaaacgaactcgagactatgtaccagaaggcactttatcattcaacgatgaggaagcagaagggatcccacaaccccataatgatgcattggtaatctctatccttgtgAATAAAATacaggttaaacgtgttttaattgataCAGGAAGCTCGATCAATATTATTCAATCGAGGGTTGTGGAACATTtcagcctacaagatcagatcatgCCCGCAGCTCCAGTTCTCATTGGTttcaacatggcaagcgaaacAACTAAAGGAGAAATTATTTTACGAGTAAATATAGCTGGGACTAttcaagaaaccaagttccatgtaatcaaaggcgatatgagatacaacaccctattcggaagaccctggattcacaatatgaggaCAGTCCCTTCAACACTTTACCAAATTCTGAAGTTCCTAACACCGGATGGTGTAAAAACGGTGTACGGGGAACAACATGTTGCCAAAAAGATGTTCTCGGTCGACGATGTGATACCGATATCGGCACTTTCGTCAACAAAAggatcggagtccaaaggaaaacaggaagctaaatag